The DNA window GATGTAAACAAGGAATCCCAGCATCCCAGAACTTTTCCATGACCAGCTCCTCTTTAGCTATTTCCAGCTACATCTTCTCTGGAAAAAAAGATACAATCATAGGAAGTGGTTTAAGAGTCCCGTTTTACCTAAGGCtgtttaaatgtgacatttgatttaaaatttaaaatataactaaatCCAAAAATTAAACCCAGATACTGAAACTAAAACCCTCCACATTCAAGACAAAGTTCAAGTTTCTATTAGGAATGTTCTCTGCAAGCATATGGAATACTACACCATTTGCATCCATACAGGGATGTTCCTGACATGAAACCGttggtgttttttaatttagatttttaaaaagtaaattgcTTTTGTGTAAATAGAAAAGTAGTTTACTTTTCCATAACTTTGTATAGCtgtcagaaaaaatatgaattgaGCATACCCAGAGAAACCAATTTGAACTATGCTCTGTCAGCTGTGACAAAATGCAATTCATTGATTTGTGCTACGTGTCTGGTTTAGAGGTGACCTCACAATGACGCAgagcaaaataatttttttgtgatgtttttctgaaatttcCATGAAAATAGTGTCATTTCACAcgcacaaaaaaatatttcaaaatagccaaaacttaatttacatgtgtaaTGTCTTGTTGGACCTGTTGTGCTATTGCACTATTATTCCAACATTTTATAAAGATACTATAACTATATTGGTGTGCGGAAAAAGATTCTTAAACACTTTTTTGAATATACTGGTAATGTTCATAAGGTGAAAGTGGTACAAAATAACCATACAGTATTTAGTACGTGACTGTGACTGCAGTTAGACATAGTCCACAGGGGGCGCTGTGTATTTTGTGAACCACAAATTGACCCCTCCAAAGCTCTTTTTCAAAGCTCTTGTTCTGGTTCCGGTTTACGCTTCTGACTTCCTACCGTTTTCCTCCCTTGACCTCAGGCCGTCGTGACGCCGCCGCATGCTTCCCGGTACTATCTTTAAAGAAACTGAGTCGGTGAAATACTCAGACGGACATTAGGTTCATTGTGCTTACGGGGCTTTCTGGCTAATTCCCCGCCGCGCAGCCTGCTAATCCCGGCAAGCTAACAGGCTATCATGGCTGAAATCGAGGAGCTTTCCCCGTCTGCGGGCCCGGTCTCTACACGGCCCCCCGAGGACGAGATTgacgacgatgacgatgacgatgaagaTGTAAGTGACTGGACAACATGAGAAATGCGGTTGATAACATAAAATCTAACCGGAATAGCAGTCTTGTTCCTCAGGTTGACTGAGAATGGGTAGCTAATAATACTGTACCGATGCTAACTCAGCGGTCAGTGGGTCAATGCAGTGACAGTAAAATACAGCTATCATTTTTAATAGGAGAGAAAATCTGTTGGCAAAAGTCATcctaaaatagttttttgtatgtttgattttaaatggCTTGATGACTTTCCCATTTTTTATTGTACCAGTATTTATTCTCTTACTTGTTTTTCTCAAGTTGGATGAGACGCTAACGGAGAGACTGTGGGGCCTAACAGAGATGTTTCCTGACAAAGTTCGCACCTTTGCTGATATGTCTGCACAGTGTTCTGTCTCACTGGCCAAGATGTTTTACAGGTAGATCTCTAAGTGATTTCCTTCCTCCTCATTGCACAAATGTTAGCCAAGCAATCACAATAGATTAAAAGACAAAACCCTTAAGTACTACAGGCAGTAGTTGTTGGGCCTGTCTACTTCCTGGATAAAGAACCAAATCTTCCCAAGGGATTAGGCATTATAAATCATTGGAATACATTTCCTTGGTTATTTTTTGGACAAGCAtacttaaaatttaaaagcagaAACTAATCAGGTTCTTTATGTGTTTCAGTTTTTCACGTTCGGCATTGTGGGTGGGTACAACATCCTTCATGATCCTGGTAATGCCTGTTGTGTTTGAGACGGAGAGATtacagctggagcagcagcagctaca is part of the Antennarius striatus isolate MH-2024 chromosome 21, ASM4005453v1, whole genome shotgun sequence genome and encodes:
- the tomm22 gene encoding mitochondrial import receptor subunit TOM22 homolog, producing the protein MAEIEELSPSAGPVSTRPPEDEIDDDDDDDEDLDETLTERLWGLTEMFPDKVRTFADMSAQCSVSLAKMFYSFSRSALWVGTTSFMILVMPVVFETERLQLEQQQLQQQRQILLGPNTGMSGGMPGMTPPAPSKI